A region of the Massilia sp. erpn genome:
GCCGGCATCGCCATCAATATCGCCATGAGCGGCCTGACCTTCGTCGTCGCGCAGTACTTCTTCCAGCAGGGCGGCCGCACGCCGGACCTGGGCGAGGCGCGCCTGTTCGACGTGGTGCTGCCGGGCAGCGCGGCCGTGGCCGACGTGCCGGTGCTGGGCTGGATCTATACCAAGCTGATTGGCGGCCATTCGGTGCTGGTGTATGTGGCGTTTGCGCTGGTGCCGCTGGTGCACTGGCTGCTGTACCACACCCGCTTCGGCCTGCGCCTGCGCGCCTGCGGCGAGAACCCGCATGCGGCCGACGCGGCAGGCGTCAGCGTGGCGCGCACCCGTTATATGGCGATGGTGCTGGCGGGCGTGCTGTGCTCCTTCTCCGGCGCTTACCTGGCCATCGTGCAGAGCGGCTTCTTCCTGCGCGATATGTCGGCCGGCGCGGGCTATCTGGCGCTGACCGCCATGGTGTTCGGCAACTGGCGTCCCGTCTACACCTTCCTCGGCTGCCTGATGTTCGGCTTCTTCGGCGCGGTGCAGATCCAGATCGAAGGCGTGGACCTGCCAGGCATCGGCCGCATCCCCGGCTCGCTGATCCAGATGGTGCCGTACGTGGTCACGGTGATCGTGCTGGCCGGCCTGATGGCCAAGTCGGTCGCCCCGAAAGCGCTCGGCACGCCGTTCGTGAAGTCGCGCTAAGCAGCGCTGGCTGACAAAAGAAACCCCGCCATGGCGGGGTTTCTTTTTGGGAACAGTCAGGGACCGGGACGGAGGACATATAATGGTTGCTATCACTGCTATCACCTGATGGGAGGCAAGCATGTCTCAGTTACTTATCCGGGATCTCGACGATGAAATCATTATCGAGTTGAAGCGCCAAGCGACCGCCAATGGCCGCAGCGCCGAAGCCGAACACCGCGAGATCCTGTGCAACCACCTGTTACCGCCTTTCCCTAAGAAGCGCTCCTTCAAGGAAGTGCTGGCCTCGATGCCATATTTCGGCGACGACGAGCTGTTCGACGTCCGCTAACCCTCCATGTACCTGCTCGACACCAACGTCATCTCGGAGTTCCGCAAGGGTGAGCGAGCCCATCCTGGTGTGCAGCGCTTCTTTGCCAGCGTGCAGAGCCAATTGATGTTCCTTCCCGCCCATCCCCGGCCTGAAGGTCTACAATCCCTTCAATGACGATGACCCCGACGGCAACGACAACAATTATGCCTTGGCCGCATAAATCTGCGCCATCGGACCCTTGCCCCGATGGCGCATTTCAGCACCTTAGAAGCGGCTGGTCAGGCCCAGGAAGAAGCGGCGGCTTAGGACGTAGTAGCTGGTCTTGCCGTCGGCGCGCGGACCTTCTTCGGTCAGGTTGTTGATGCCGGCGCGCAGGGTCAGCGCGGGGTTGAGCGCGTAGTTGGCCGTGAGGTCGGTGACGGTGTAGGCCTTGGCGAAGGTAACGCCGAAGGATTCGCCGCCATGCAGCTGCTTGCCGGTATACTGCGCCGACAGCTCCAGATACAGCGGTTTATTGACCTGCCAGCCCAGGGCTGAGAAGACCGACAGCTTGGGCGTGGCCAGCAGGGTGGCGCCCGTCGTCAGGTTCTTCGACTCCATCATATACGTCAGGTTGTTGCGCCAGGTCAGGGAGGAGGCCAGCGGCACATTGGCGCTGGCTTCGATGCCGCGCGTGCGTGCCTTCTGGATGTTCTTCATGCGGGTCCACCAGTAGCCGTGGAAGAAGCCGAGCGCATCGTACTCGATCTTGTCCTTGAAGTTGGTGTGGAAGTAGGTCATGCCCAGATCCCAGCCGGCGCGCTGGAAGTTCACGCCCAGTTCCGCGTTGGTGCTGGTTTCCGGCTTCAGGTCGGCATTGCCGGCCATATAGCAGCCGCCGCTGCGCGAAGTCCAGCCCAGGGGCGCCAGGCTGCCGCAACCGCCGCCGCGCGACTGGGTGGCTGCGCCGGGCGTGCTTTCCTTCAGCGTCGGGGCGCGGAAGCCTTGCGACACGCCGCCCTTGACGGTCCATTCGCTGGCGGGACGGTAGACGACGTAGGCGCGCGGACTGGTGTGGTTGCCGAACTTGGCGTCGTGGTCGAGACGCGCGCCCAGCGTCAGCGTAAAGGCTTCGCTCAGGAAGACCTGGTCTTCGGCAAACAGGGCGCTGGTATTGCGCGACAGGCTGGAACCGACGACAGCATGGCCCAGGTAGTCGATGGGAATGGTGCCGATGGTCTGGTTATTGAACAGGGTGTCGCGCTTCCATTGTCCGCCCACAGTCAGCAGATGGTCGATATTCGCCAGTTTCAGCGGCTGGTTGACGCGGCCGTCGAGGATGGTGCTGGCGGCGCGCGAGGAGGCGGCGCCGTCGTTATTGTCGTAGCGGTTGTGATAGAGGTTGAACTTGGCCTCGGTCTTGCCCCAGCGCCCTTCATAGCCCATGCCCGCGCTCTTGCGTACCAGCTTGCTGGCGCCCCAGGACGAGATCAGGGGCCGGTTGGGCGCCGTCTGCGTGCCGGACTGGGTGGCGCGCTGGGTGCCATACGAACCGTCGAAACTGAGCAGATGGCCCGGCGCCAGCGTCCAGTTCAGCGCAGCGTTGAAATTCTCGTCGCGGCTGCCACCCACGCCATTCGGCGCTTCGCGCCCGGACGGCACGAAGCCGCCGGTGGTCTCATCCGGCTTCTGGCGCGTGACGCTGCCGCCCAGGCGCAGGCCGACGCCCTGGGCCAGCGGACCGGCCACATTCAGCATCATCTGCGTGGCGTCGCCGCGGTCGGAGTCCTGGGGGCGGGTCAGGTTGGCCGAGGCCGAGCCGCTCCACTTCTGCGGAATCTTGCGCGTGATGATGTTGATCACGCCGCCCATCGCGTCCGAACCATACAGCGAGGACATGGGGCCGCGCACCACTTCGATGCGCTCGATCATTTCCGGCGACAGCCAGTTCAAATCCTGGCGGCCCAGGTCGGGACGGTAGTTGGTGTCGGCGGAATTGCCCTGGCGCTTGCCGTCGATCAGGATCAGGGTGTAGTTCTCCGGCAGGCCGCGCAGCTTGACCTTGGACTGCTCGCCATTCGGCGCCAAGCCGCCGCTCACGCCCGGAATGCGGCGCAGCAGCGTGCCCAGGTCGTAGACCGGCTGGCGCTCGATCTCTTCGCGGGTGATGACGCTGATGCTGGCGGGAGCGTCCTGCACATTCAGCGCCACCGCGCTGGCCGTTACCACCACGGTCGGCATGGCGGCATCGCTGGCTTCGGCTGCGGGAGCGGCATAGGCGTTGCCAATGAGTAAAGTCAGGAGGGAAAGGCTTAAAGCGGCGGGTAAGGCGGGTGTCGCATGCATCTGTTTCATAAATCCCCTAGCTACATTAAATAAGAATCATTATCATTAAGGATGATAGGGGCAGGCACTCCGCGAGTCTGCTCACAATTCGTCAAGGAAGTGAAAATGTTTTGTAAAGATAAAGACCTCAGCGGCGCCGCGCGGGCGCGCCGCCCGGGCCACCACAGTCCGGCGCCGCAACGCCCAGCCTCGCTGCTATTGATCGACGAGGACGTGGAATTCAGCCAGATGCTGTCCATCTACCTGCGCGGACAGGGCTTTCAGGTGGCGACGGAGGCGGACGGCGCGGACGGCATCGGCGCCGCCCTGGCGCGGGAGTACGATGCCATCATCCTCGGCGCCGCCCTGCCCTCGGTGGACGGGATAGCGGTGCTGCGCCAGATCCGGCGCTACCGCGACGTGCCGGTGCTCATGCTGAAGGCCGAGGGCGGCCGCGCCGAGCGCATCGCCGGCCTGGAACTGGGCGCCGACGACTACCTCGACAAACCCTGCGATCCGCGCGAGCTGGTGGCGCGCCTGCGCGCCGTGCTGCGGCGGCAGACGCGCGCCGGCGGCATGGCGTCCGCGCTGGCGATGGGAGGGCTGGTGCTGTATCCACAGTTTCGCAAGGCTTACCAGAACGAAGAAGCCCTGCCCCTGACGGCAGCCGAATTCAATGTGCTGCAACTGCTGCTGCAAGCGGGGGGAACGGTGCTGAGCAAGGACGAGCTGACCCGGCACGCGCTGGGCCGGCGGCGCGAATCCTACGACCGCAGCGTCGATGTCCACATCAGCAAAATCCGGCAAAAGCTGCATGCCGGCAGCGGCCATGCGGTGGAGATCGAAACGGTGCGCGGCGTCGGCTACTGCCTGCGGACCATCAGCTAAGGCTGCGCGGTTCCGCCGCTAGCGGAACAGGTGCAACTGCGCGTACTGCAGCAGCATGATGGTTTTGCCATCTTCAATTGCGCCGCTGGCCATCATCTCGACGGCGCGCTCCAGCGGCAGCTCCAGCACTTCGATATCCTCGCCTTCCTCATGCACGCCGCCGCCGGCGCCGGCGCGCGAGGCGGGATCGTATTCAGCCACAAAGAAGTAGAGGCGCTCGGTGACGGAGCCGGGGCTCATGAAAGCTTCGAAGACCTTGCGCACTTCGACCACGCGGTAACCGGTTTCCTCCTCCACCTCGGCCTTGATGCGCGCTTCGGGGCTGGCCTGGTCAAGCAGGCCGGCCGGGGCTTCGATCAGGAAGCCGTCGTGGCCGTCGCCATGGCCATAGGCGGGAAAGCGGAACTGGCGCACCAGGATCACGCTGCGCCGTTCCAGGTTGTAGAGCAGGATCACGGCGCCGTGGCCGCGGTCATAGGTTTCGCGCGACATGGTCTGCCAGCTGCCATCGCGCCGCAGATAATCGAAGGTGGTTTTGCGCAGCAGATACCAGTCGTCGGACAGGGTTTGAACTTCGCGTATGCGGACGTGCATGACAGGCTCCCAAAATGTTTGCTGATTTCCAAAATATCATGCACTATCGTGCAATATCAAGAAAATTCGTGCAAACATGCTGACCCGCCAACGCAAAGAGCTGCTGCTGCAAATCCTGAAACAGGACGGCCAGATCGTCGCCAAGACCCTGAGCGAGCGCCTGAACCTGTCCGAGGACACGATACGGCGCGACCTGCGGGAACTGGCCAAGGAAGGCTTGCTGGAACGCGTGCACGGCGGTGCCCTGCCCGCCTCGCCCGCCATGGGCAATTTCGCCCAGCGCCAGCAGATTTCGGCCGACGCCAAGCCCGCCATCGGCCGCGCGGCCGCCGCCATGGTCCGTCCCGGCCAGGTGGTCTTCATCGACGGCGGCACCACGGCCGTGCAGCTGGCGCGCCACCTGCCGCGCGACCTGCGCGCCATGGTGGTCACGCACAGCCCCTCCATCGCGGTGGAGCTGGCCGAACATCCCACGATCGATGTGCTGATGATAGGCGGCCGCCTGTTCAAGCATTCCATCGTGGCCGTGGGCGCCGCCACCATGGAGGCCATCAGTCAGATCCGCGCCGACATCTTCTTCATGGGCGTGTGCAGCCTGCATCCTGAAGCCGGCATCACCACCGGCGACTACGAGGAAGGCTGCGTCAAACGCGCCATCAGCGCCGCCTCGCTGCGCACGGTGGTGCTGGCCTCGCAGGAAAAACTGGACACGGCCGCGCCCTTCCAGATCGCTCCTTTGTCGCAAGTGAGCGACATCGTGGTCAATGCCGGCGTAGAGGAGAGCCTGATTGCCCCCTATCGCGCCATGGGAATCAAGCTCACATTGGCGTAAGATAGGCCCAAGCACCCGTCCGGGACGATAAAGAGGTGGGAAATGGGTTTGGCAGAGGATGACCGCAGGGCGGCGCTGCGAGCGATGCTGGCCTGCATGGGTGCGCTGGTGCTGCCGGCCGCCACCGCGCTGACGGCGCAGCCGCCAATGCCCTTGCGCGTGGTCTACCCGCGCCGCCTGCCCGTCATCGACACCTTCTTCGAATACGACTGGGCGGTATTGCGTACGGCGCTGGCGCGCACCGTGTCGCGCTACGGCCCTTTCGAGCTGAAGCCTTCGGCCGAAGCCATGTCCTCGCGCCGCGTCACACTGGAGCTGGCCACGCCCAAGGGCGTCATTGACATTTTCGTGCGCGCCACCTCGCCCGACCTGGAAAAGCAGTTCCAGCCCATCCGCATCCCGGTCGACAAGGGCTTGATCGGCATGCGCGTGCTGCTGGTGCGCAAGGAGGACTTGCCGCGCTTCGCCGCCGTGCGCACGCTGCAGGACTTGCGCAAATTCCGCGTCGGCCAGGGCAAGGGCTGGGCCGACAACGATATCCTGGCGGCCGCCGGCATTCCGGTGGTCGAGGGCACTTACTACGAAGGCCTGTTCGCCATGCTGACCGCGCGCCGCTTCGACTTCTTTTCGCGCTCAGCGGATGAGGTGATGCGGGAGTATGAGGAGCGCCACGCCAGCGTGCCTGAAATGGCGCTGGAACCGACGCTGCTGCTGCACTATCCACTGCCGCGCTACTTCTTCGTGCGGCGCGATGCGGCGGGCGACAAGCTGGCCCAGCGCGTCAAGGCTGGCCTGGAAATGATGATCCAGGACGGCAGCCTGAACGCCTTGTTCCGCCAGCACAAAAGTCCGCTGCTGGAGAAGCTGGCCTTGCACAAGCGCCGCGTGATTGAATTGTCCAACCCCAGCCTCTCGCCCGACACGCCCTTGCAGCGCAGCGAACTATGGCTGCCGCCGGGCAGCACGCGACCTTAGCGACCTGATTAAGGCCAGATCGCCTGCAGCACGGCAGCCAGGTGGTAGCCGCCCTTGATCAGCTGCTCGCGCGCGATGGCCGATGAGGGCACGGGATAGTTGTCCGGCACGGACAGCGACCACACGGTATAGCTTTCGCCGCTGCGGCTGGTCTGCTTGCTCGACACGCCCACCTTTACATCGGCATAGGACAGCTTGGACACGGCCAGCGCATCGTCGGCCCACTGGTAGGGCCAGGTGACGGGATCGCCGCTGTTGACCACCACCGCCGGCTTGCTGGCGATGGCCCACTGCGCGAACTGCTCCGGCGTGCGCGTGCTGACGCGGCGCATGGCATAGTCGACCACCGTGGTATCCCAGTAGGAATGCAGGGGCTTGGTCGGCGATTTCACCGCGCCGTTGGCGGGCTTGACGTCAGCACCCTCTTTCGGCGGCGCGGGCGGAATCAGCTTCTCGCTGTTGACCAGCAGGGTGGCGTCGTCCAGCAGCAGATTATTGCCGCCGCGCGAATCGAAGACAGCCAGGGAATCGATATCGGACTGCTTTTGCGGCACCACGAAGCCGCCGTCCTTGCCGACAAAGGCTGCGCCCACATGCAGCGGCTGGTGGATGTCGCCCGCCAGATGGGTCAGCAGCAGCAAGGCCTGGCGCTTGCTGAAGCGGTGCGGATTATTCGCCGCCGTATCCTTGCCTTGCAGGACCAGGATGGCTTGCTTCAGCGTCTGCACCACGTCCTCCTCCGCCGTGCCGACGCCATGGTCGTGGTATTGCGGCAGCTGGAAAGGCACGTCGGTGTAGTGATACTCGCTGTGCTTGGGATTGGCCGTGGTGTACTCCACCATCTCGGGCGTTTGCGGGCCGCAGTACGTGCCTTTCACGCAGTCGGCCCAGCTGGCGACGCCGGCCAGGCTTTCGCCTTGCTGCAGCAGGGCCGCCACCTGCTTCTCAGCATTCGAACCCTTGATCAGGCGGTCGGCGATGGCGCCCACGATGCGGTGGCCGTCGTTGCCCCAGGCCAGGGCATTGTTGGTGGCGAAGGCGGCGCCCAGCGCCAGGATGCAGGCCAGCTTCTTCATTCTTCGCGTCCCTTGACCGGCTTCGGATAGTTCTTGTTCACGTCCAGCGGCTGGGCGTAGGACGAGTTCCAGATCTGCTCATGCACGGCAGCCACGCGCTGGGCCATCTGTTCGTTGCGCATCACCACTTCCAGATTGCGCGACAGGTCGAAGTAACCGCCAGCCCAGTTGCTGGTGCCGACCCAGGCCAGCTTGCCGTCGATGCTCATGGTCTTGCTGTGGATGACGCGGGCAAAGGGAATGAAACCGGTCGATGCCTTGGGAATGGTGACGATGCGGATTTCCACATTCGGCAGCATGGCCAGGCTTTTCAGATAGGCCAGGGCCGGCGCCTCGGTATTCCAGTGCGAGACCATCAGCTTGATCTTCACGCCGCGGTTGGCGGCCGCGCGCACCGCGTTGTCGACCACCGCGTAGTACGGGCGCGTGCCTTTCGGGCCGTAGCTGAGCGGCGCATAGTCCAGCAGCTGCACGCGCACTTCGCTTTGCGCTTCGGCCAGCAGGGCCGGCAGCGCGGCTTCGGAATCGGCCACGCCGGCAGGATTGAAGGCGGCCGGGCTGGCCAGCAGGAAGCTGCCCTGCTCCAGCTTGGGCGCTGCCAGGCTTTTCGCCTGCAGCGGCGCCACCGTGCGGCCTTGCGCCAGCGTGGCCTGGGCGTTCCAGTCCTGCTCGAAGATGGCGTGGATCTGGCCGACGATTTTCTCGTCAGTGATGCGCAAGCCGGTTTCGTGGATGTGGGTGAAGGCGCGCCAGTCGAAATTCTGGCTGCCGACGAAGGCCGTCTTGCGGTCCACCACCAGGTACTTGGCGTGGATGATGCCGTTGCCGGTCAGCTTGCTGAAGTCGAGCATGCGCAGCTCCAGGTTCGGAATCGCCTTCAGCTGGGTCAGCGTGTCCGGTTCGGACAGGCCGACACCCTTCTGGTCGATCAGGAAGCGGATCTTGACGCCGCGCTGGCCGGCGGCGGCCAGGCGTTCGATCACCTTATTGAAAGGCGCACCCGGCACGCTGGCGGCGTAGAACTGGCCGATCACGATTTCAGTTTTGGCGTTGTCGAACAATTCGGACCAGACCGTGATCGGGTCGCGCAGGTCGGCGTTTTTCAGCGTGGTTTCGACGGGCGCGGTCTGCACCAGCTCAAAACCGGGAATGGTGAAGTCGGCCTGCGCACTGCCGAAGGCGGTGGCGAGCAAGGTGGAAACGAGGATGCGGCGCATGTTTACTCCTGTTGATTACTTGAGGCGCTGAATGCGCGGTTCTTGAGCGGTGACGGAACCGGCCGGCTTGCGGTCCTGTTCGCACTTGATCAGATAGGCGGTCAGCGAATCGATGTCGCGCACGGCGGTGTTGACGCGGTTCGTGCCTTTGGCGAATTCGGGGAAGGCGTCGCCGCCGGCGGCGATGAAGGCATTGGCGGCCACGCGGTAGCTGGCACCGTCTTCCAGCGGCACGCCATGCAGCATGACGCTGCCGGGAACTACGCGGCTGCCTTCCGGCTGCTGCGGATCCCATTGATAAGTAAAGCCTGCGGACAGCTGCAGCAGGCCGCGCGACTGTACCTTGTCGCCCACCCACTGCTGCTCGAGCAGGGTCTTGATCTGGGCGCCGGTCATATTCATCACGGTCAGCGTATTCCCGAAGGGCAGCACGGCCTGGGCGTGACCGACGGTGGCAAAGCCGGCCGCATTGCTTTCCAGGTTGGCGCGCACGCCGCCGATATTCATGAAGGCGATCTGCGCGCCAAAGGGACGGCCGGACAGCAGGGTGGCATCGGCCACCAGATTGCCCAGCGCGGACTCGTCGCCGCCATGGCGCTCGCGGCTGATGGTGGCGGCGCCGAGGCGGGCTACCGGACGCGCCAGCTCCTGTTCGCTGCGCTGCTTGACCTTCTTCAGGTAAGCATCGACTTGCGGCACGGAGCGATACCAATTGGGCTGCATCACCACATTGCGGGCGCTGACGCTGCGCACAGTGTTGGAAGCCTTGTCCACGGTGAGCTTGATGCGCGAGAGCATATGCCCGCCCATCTCGGCCTGCGTCACCAGCTTGCCATCGACGCGGCACAGATAACCCTTGTGCGAGTGGCCGCTGACCACCAGGCGGATGGCGGGATCGAGGCGCTTGACCACGTCCACGATCTCGCCTTTCAGATCTTTGCAATCCTGTTTGTCGAAGGACGATTCGGTATGACCGCCCTGGTGTATCAGCACCACGAACACGCCCACGCCCTGCGCCTTCAGCTCCGGCAGCAGGCGGTTGATGGATTGCGCCTCATCCTCGAACGTCAGGCCGGCGATGCCGGAGGCCAGCACCACGGATGGCGTGTCTTTCAGCACGGCGCCGATCAGGCCCACTTTCACGCCGTGCGCTTCCACGATCTCATACGCCGGCAGGATGGGCTTCCTGGTCACCACATCGATCACGTTGGCGGCCAAGTAGTTGAACTTGGCGCCCTCGTAGGCCGCCGAGAATTTGCAGGCCTTGTCGGGGCGCGGCGAGTTGCAGCCGCCCTTCTGCTGGCGCAGCAGCTCGATGCGGCCGGCGTCGAATTCGTGGTTGCCCACCGACGTCGCCTTCAGGCCCAGCATATTCAGCGCGCCGATGGTCGGCTCGTCGGCCCACATCGAGGAGATGGCGGGACTGGCGCCGATCATATCGCCCGCGCCCACCAGCAGCAGCTCGCGGTCCTCCTTGCGCCATTCCTGCAGCGCGGCGGCGATGGTGTCGATGCCGCCCGCCTTGACCGTGGTCTGCTTGCCAAAGAGGCCGCCGTTGTAGGTGAACTTGCCCGCTTCCAGATGGCCGTGCAGATCGTTGAGCGCGACCAGATTGATATCGACAAGATTGTTCGAGGGGCGCTGGCTGGCGCAGCCGGCCAGCATGGCAAAAGCCGTGGCGAGAGCGAGGGTGCGAAGTGCAGGTTTCATGAGAGGGATGCCGGAGACAATCGATTATTGTACAGGCCAATGGCGCGCTGCTGTGCGGTCGCCATGAGGACGAAACTTTACGTTACAGGCCATGCAAACGAAAAAACGGCCGGTGTCGCCACCGGCCGTTTCATCGGGAACTAAAGCTGTTGAGCCTTAGAACTCATACTTCAGAGTAGCCTGGATGGCCCACTGGGATTCGCCTTTCGACTGGCGCACTTCCAGATCTTCCACCTTGTCGCGCAGGCGGTAGATGTAGCGGCCTTGGGAATCCAGACCAGCGAAGTCCACGAAGCTACGCGCTTGCGCGCCGCCGCCCTGGAACAGCACCTCGTTGATGCGGCCCCACTTCTTGTTCAACAGGTTGCCCACGTTGAAGATGTCGAAGGTGAACGAAGCCTTGTGACCCTTGATGAAGCTTGGGATCTCCTGGCTGATGCGCATATCGAAGCTGTTGGTCCAGTTGGAGAAGCTGTTGTTACGCGAAACCACGCCGCCTTTGCTGTTGCGCAGGCCGCGGTTGGCTTCAACGATGGACCAGAAGCGGTCTTCGTTCGCATGGCTGCTTGCGGTGTCGCCCAGGAAGACCACTTCGCCCGAACCTGGTTTCGACGGGATGTACATCAGGTCGTTGCCGACAACGCTGTCGCCGTTCAGGTCGTTGTTGAAGGTCCAGCTGTATGGCTTGCCGCTGCGGCCTTCGTAGAACAGACCGAAGGTGGTGCGGTAGGTGCCGAAGAAGGCCTTGCGGAAGCTGACCGACGCGTTGATACGGTCTTTCACCAGGTAGCTCGAGTTCTCTTCTTTTTCCTCGTTAGGATGGAAGATCGAACGGCCGTTGAAGTTCGAGCCCGAGGTCGAGGAGGTCAGTGGCGACACTTCTTTCGCTTGGGTGAAGGTGTAAGCCATCGAGTAAGCCAGGCCCGAAATCATTGGACGGCTCAGCGACAGGGTTGCCATATTGCTGAAGCCTTTGGAGGTCGGGGTAGCCACCATTACGTTGCCGAACTTGGCGTTGCTGCCGAACTTCTCGCGGAAGCCGTTGCAGTTGGTGCCGCCGAAGGTGCCGCTGCGGTTAGGCTGGCCGTCGTCGCGCCAGCAGTTGGTCTGGTAACCTTGTGGCGAGTGGAACAGCTCACGGCCGTCGGTACCGATCTTGGTCGGTGCGCCCAGGTTGGCGTTCTGGTAGTAGATACCGTCACGGGTCTGGGTGCGCAGCAGTTCGCCGCTGAGGACGATGCCTTCCCATGGCAGCTCATGGTCAACAGCCAGGTTGGCTTTCCAGACCGATGGCTGACGCAGGCCAGGTGCCAGCACGTCAACGTTGGCGATCGGCGCGCTGCCCTGGAAGTTGGTCGGCTGCTTGTTAGGATCGGTGCTGAAAGTGCCGTCCGTGGTCGGGCAGGCATTGTTGGCCGAACCGCAGCTGTACACCAGGGTCGAAACGCCGTTGTTCTGGAACGGGTTGCCCAGCCAGACGGCTGCAGCGTTACCCTGGAACAGGCCGACGCCGCCACGCAGCTGGGTGCGGCGGGTGGTGTCCATATTGTAGTTAAAGCCCAGACGCGGCTGCCACAGTTTCTGGCCATCGAAGGTCTTGGTGTTGTCCAGACCGAAACCGCCGGTCTGGCGGCCACCGCTGGCGGCGGTCGCGGCCACCAGTGGGGAAGCGACCGCGGCGTTGGCGCGTGGACGGTCGCCGATGCTGGTGTAGTCGACGCGCAGGCCATAGCTCAGGGTCAGGCGCGGGTTGACGCTCCAGGTGTCCTGCAGGAACAGGCCATAGTTCTTCATGCTGAAGTTGGCGGTGGCGTCACGCTCCAGGGAGGCGCCAGGGGCGGCCACCTGATAGGTGTAGGAGCTTGGACGGCCACGGCGGAAGTTTTCCAGCACGGCCGCTTCCATATTGGCCGGGGTCAGGTTCGAGCACAGGCCGCCTGGCAGGCTGACGCTCTGGTAGTCCCAGCCGTTGACGCAGGCGAAGGTGTAGTTGCCGTTGACGTTCTGCAGGAAGGCGTTGAACACGTCGTTCTTGCTGTAGTCGGTGCCGAACTTGATTTCGTGATCGCCCAGCGACCAGTTGGCGCCCAGGTAGGCATCCTTGGTCTTGGTCTTCAGCACATTGTACTGACGGCTGTTTTCGGTGCCGAAGTTCAGCGAACGGGAAGCGGTGCCCAGCGAAGCCGGAGCGCCGGCTGGCAGCGCGCCGCTGAAGGACAGGGCCATGGCCGGCAGTTTGGCGGCGTTGTTCGGCACGCTGTCATAGTCGCGCGAGGAAACCTTGAACTCGGTGCTGAAGTTCGGGGTCCAGTCGGCGAGCCATTGGCCGACAATGGTATCGATCTTCTTCTTCTGATCGTACCAGTGCGAGCTCAGCGACAGGTTGGTGGTGTTGAAGTTATTGAAGAACGGCTCGCTCTGCTCGGTGCGCGAGAAACGCACCATGGCACGGTGGTCGTCGTTGATGTTCCAGTCAAGCTTGACCAGCTTGTCTTCCACGGTCAGCGCGGTGCCGTCCGGCACTTGCGAGCCGCCGATGTCCAGGTTGTACTGGCTCTTGGCGATGCTTTGCGCCTGCGCGATGGCGGCTGGGGTGATGCCGACGTTGGTCTTGTCGCTGCCCAGC
Encoded here:
- a CDS encoding ABC transporter permease, which produces MTFEDLHLGSIVVSTVRNAPVLIFAAMAGLFAERSGVIDIGLEGKILASAFVSAAVAFATQNPWYGMLAGIAVSVALATLQGYVSISQKGNQLVAGIAINIAMSGLTFVVAQYFFQQGGRTPDLGEARLFDVVLPGSAAVADVPVLGWIYTKLIGGHSVLVYVAFALVPLVHWLLYHTRFGLRLRACGENPHAADAAGVSVARTRYMAMVLAGVLCSFSGAYLAIVQSGFFLRDMSAGAGYLALTAMVFGNWRPVYTFLGCLMFGFFGAVQIQIEGVDLPGIGRIPGSLIQMVPYVVTVIVLAGLMAKSVAPKALGTPFVKSR
- a CDS encoding DNA-binding protein codes for the protein MSQLLIRDLDDEIIIELKRQATANGRSAEAEHREILCNHLLPPFPKKRSFKEVLASMPYFGDDELFDVR
- a CDS encoding TonB-dependent receptor domain-containing protein, with protein sequence MKQMHATPALPAALSLSLLTLLIGNAYAAPAAEASDAAMPTVVVTASAVALNVQDAPASISVITREEIERQPVYDLGTLLRRIPGVSGGLAPNGEQSKVKLRGLPENYTLILIDGKRQGNSADTNYRPDLGRQDLNWLSPEMIERIEVVRGPMSSLYGSDAMGGVINIITRKIPQKWSGSASANLTRPQDSDRGDATQMMLNVAGPLAQGVGLRLGGSVTRQKPDETTGGFVPSGREAPNGVGGSRDENFNAALNWTLAPGHLLSFDGSYGTQRATQSGTQTAPNRPLISSWGASKLVRKSAGMGYEGRWGKTEAKFNLYHNRYDNNDGAASSRAASTILDGRVNQPLKLANIDHLLTVGGQWKRDTLFNNQTIGTIPIDYLGHAVVGSSLSRNTSALFAEDQVFLSEAFTLTLGARLDHDAKFGNHTSPRAYVVYRPASEWTVKGGVSQGFRAPTLKESTPGAATQSRGGGCGSLAPLGWTSRSGGCYMAGNADLKPETSTNAELGVNFQRAGWDLGMTYFHTNFKDKIEYDALGFFHGYWWTRMKNIQKARTRGIEASANVPLASSLTWRNNLTYMMESKNLTTGATLLATPKLSVFSALGWQVNKPLYLELSAQYTGKQLHGGESFGVTFAKAYTVTDLTANYALNPALTLRAGINNLTEEGPRADGKTSYYVLSRRFFLGLTSRF
- a CDS encoding response regulator transcription factor; this encodes MFCKDKDLSGAARARRPGHHSPAPQRPASLLLIDEDVEFSQMLSIYLRGQGFQVATEADGADGIGAALAREYDAIILGAALPSVDGIAVLRQIRRYRDVPVLMLKAEGGRAERIAGLELGADDYLDKPCDPRELVARLRAVLRRQTRAGGMASALAMGGLVLYPQFRKAYQNEEALPLTAAEFNVLQLLLQAGGTVLSKDELTRHALGRRRESYDRSVDVHISKIRQKLHAGSGHAVEIETVRGVGYCLRTIS
- a CDS encoding NUDIX domain-containing protein; the encoded protein is MHVRIREVQTLSDDWYLLRKTTFDYLRRDGSWQTMSRETYDRGHGAVILLYNLERRSVILVRQFRFPAYGHGDGHDGFLIEAPAGLLDQASPEARIKAEVEEETGYRVVEVRKVFEAFMSPGSVTERLYFFVAEYDPASRAGAGGGVHEEGEDIEVLELPLERAVEMMASGAIEDGKTIMLLQYAQLHLFR
- a CDS encoding DeoR/GlpR family DNA-binding transcription regulator, whose product is MLTRQRKELLLQILKQDGQIVAKTLSERLNLSEDTIRRDLRELAKEGLLERVHGGALPASPAMGNFAQRQQISADAKPAIGRAAAAMVRPGQVVFIDGGTTAVQLARHLPRDLRAMVVTHSPSIAVELAEHPTIDVLMIGGRLFKHSIVAVGAATMEAISQIRADIFFMGVCSLHPEAGITTGDYEEGCVKRAISAASLRTVVLASQEKLDTAAPFQIAPLSQVSDIVVNAGVEESLIAPYRAMGIKLTLA
- a CDS encoding S1/P1 nuclease; protein product: MKKLACILALGAAFATNNALAWGNDGHRIVGAIADRLIKGSNAEKQVAALLQQGESLAGVASWADCVKGTYCGPQTPEMVEYTTANPKHSEYHYTDVPFQLPQYHDHGVGTAEEDVVQTLKQAILVLQGKDTAANNPHRFSKRQALLLLTHLAGDIHQPLHVGAAFVGKDGGFVVPQKQSDIDSLAVFDSRGGNNLLLDDATLLVNSEKLIPPAPPKEGADVKPANGAVKSPTKPLHSYWDTTVVDYAMRRVSTRTPEQFAQWAIASKPAVVVNSGDPVTWPYQWADDALAVSKLSYADVKVGVSSKQTSRSGESYTVWSLSVPDNYPVPSSAIAREQLIKGGYHLAAVLQAIWP